A stretch of the Candidatus Poribacteria bacterium genome encodes the following:
- a CDS encoding phytanoyl-CoA dioxygenase family protein, with translation MATLPQVPKSDARTPFERLCEDGFCTFPGTLTREFVAELRALTDRYVDAMTDEERQRLRYQGSSVLLDIQEPVFRRLIAWDASLAALASLGYPEPMYWSGFILSKNPGAPALYWHQDYPFWDEPVSAEAEPAQVFLMYYLTDTRRENGCLRVIPGTHARRIPFHDELPVAHTDETYTAPEDSIAFLDHPDAIDVPVRAGDLVIGDARILHAAHPNRSDERRTCLTLWYYPRYGQMSESLRSALRVPPVPDDIPAEDRAKLQRLRPMYTGTAERTPWNRTPGIHLRP, from the coding sequence ATGGCGACGCTACCCCAGGTTCCGAAGTCCGACGCTCGGACTCCGTTCGAGCGATTGTGCGAAGATGGTTTCTGCACCTTCCCGGGGACGTTGACGCGCGAGTTCGTCGCCGAACTGCGCGCCCTCACCGACCGGTACGTGGACGCGATGACCGATGAGGAGCGCCAGCGTCTGCGCTACCAGGGCAGCTCAGTCCTGCTGGATATCCAAGAACCTGTGTTCCGCCGTCTGATCGCATGGGACGCCAGCCTGGCGGCGCTCGCCAGCTTGGGCTACCCGGAGCCGATGTATTGGAGCGGGTTCATCCTCAGCAAGAACCCGGGTGCGCCTGCGCTCTACTGGCATCAGGACTACCCGTTCTGGGATGAACCTGTGAGCGCCGAGGCGGAACCGGCGCAGGTGTTCCTGATGTACTACCTGACGGATACGCGCCGCGAGAACGGCTGCCTCCGAGTGATCCCGGGAACCCATGCGCGCCGGATACCGTTCCACGATGAGCTTCCCGTCGCCCATACGGACGAGACGTACACCGCGCCGGAGGATTCCATCGCCTTTCTGGATCACCCGGACGCCATCGATGTGCCGGTGCGCGCTGGCGATTTGGTCATCGGCGATGCGCGCATCCTGCACGCGGCGCACCCCAACCGGTCAGACGAACGCCGGACCTGTCTGACGCTCTGGTACTACCCGCGTTACGGTCAGATGTCCGAGTCGCTGCGGTCGGCGCTGAGGGTTCCTCCGGTTCCCGACGATATCCCGGCGGAAGATCGCGCCAAGCTGCAGAGACTGCGCCCCATGTACACAGGAACCGCCGAACGTACGCCGTGGAACCGGACCCCGGGCATCCACCTGCGACCCTAG
- a CDS encoding CapA family protein, translating into MATPNVWRRLKSARWVGVCLSLWALASSSGVCREWRLRVVGDLSFGRDWTPILRREGLDYPVRALGTYLSEAELTLGFLDGSLSDGGEPQPGATEPMRSAPDVAPALAAAGFDGLCIASPHIMDFGGEGFGDTQRHLETRGVAVFGAGLNDTLSRLSAVLTVGDLTVSCLGYLHGIHRAQAGQETPGANPALASALRDDIANAKRTTNVVLVFIHWGEGRGDDVDGKQRLIAEMAIDAGADAVFGLRRGTWQGAQSYAGKPICYSLGDFIRGTRSLRYGRILIPTVVFEDAVPLRVEWTPVRIDDALKPGDDPALRLQPRLLSADEAREPIEMFTDFCKTLGTSLVARTVDDRVVLDMPLASEPAR; encoded by the coding sequence ATGGCGACGCCAAACGTCTGGCGTAGGCTCAAGTCGGCACGGTGGGTCGGCGTGTGCCTGAGCCTTTGGGCGCTCGCCTCGTCGTCCGGCGTCTGCCGCGAATGGCGGCTGCGCGTCGTCGGCGACCTCAGCTTCGGTCGAGACTGGACGCCGATCCTGCGCCGCGAGGGGCTCGACTACCCCGTCCGAGCGCTGGGAACCTACCTGTCCGAAGCAGAGCTCACGCTAGGGTTCCTCGACGGCAGCCTGTCCGACGGAGGCGAGCCGCAGCCCGGCGCGACGGAGCCAATGCGCTCCGCCCCGGATGTGGCTCCGGCGCTCGCAGCGGCGGGGTTTGATGGGCTGTGCATCGCGTCGCCGCATATCATGGACTTCGGCGGCGAAGGGTTCGGCGACACGCAGCGGCATCTGGAGACGCGCGGCGTCGCCGTCTTCGGCGCAGGCTTGAACGATACGCTGTCGCGGTTGTCGGCGGTTCTGACGGTCGGCGATCTGACCGTGTCCTGCCTCGGCTATCTCCACGGAATCCATCGCGCCCAGGCTGGTCAGGAGACGCCCGGGGCGAATCCGGCGCTGGCGTCGGCGCTGCGCGACGACATCGCGAACGCGAAACGGACGACGAACGTCGTCCTCGTGTTCATCCACTGGGGCGAGGGACGCGGCGACGATGTCGACGGCAAGCAGCGACTGATCGCGGAGATGGCGATCGACGCGGGCGCGGACGCGGTTTTCGGGCTGCGGCGCGGGACGTGGCAGGGAGCGCAATCGTACGCGGGCAAACCCATCTGCTACAGCCTGGGCGACTTCATCCGGGGGACGCGCTCGCTGCGATACGGACGCATTCTCATTCCCACGGTCGTGTTTGAGGACGCCGTTCCGCTGCGCGTCGAGTGGACGCCCGTCCGCATCGACGATGCCCTGAAACCGGGCGACGATCCCGCTTTGCGGCTCCAGCCGCGTCTCCTCTCCGCTGACGAAGCCCGCGAGCCCATTGAGATGTTCACGGATTTCTGCAAGACTCTGGGCACGTCCCTGGTCGCGCGGACCGTGGACGACCGAGTGGTGCTCGACATGCCATTGGCTTCCGAGCCTGCACGCTGA
- a CDS encoding aldo/keto reductase gives MHTAVLGRTGIEVSYLAIGTGTAGWNGSSNQTRLGFREFTDLLVYAYEKGIRFVDTADQYGSHPHVAEMLKQVGRDNVVLTTKTTAKSRDEIVQAVPRFLKELGTDRLDNVLLHCMTQENWNQTMRPVMDVLSDFKRQGVMRALGVSCHNFAAFETAAKEDWVDVVLARINYAGVIMDEHPDHVIRVLRQMHDAGKGIYGMKVIGQKQLASEWRHAVKFVYDLDCVDAITMGMESREEIDRNVAYIEELHSQAPTSPQRAPGVSARV, from the coding sequence ATGCATACGGCGGTTCTGGGGCGAACGGGCATCGAGGTGAGTTACCTCGCGATCGGGACGGGTACGGCGGGCTGGAACGGATCGTCGAACCAGACACGGCTAGGGTTCCGCGAGTTCACGGATCTGCTGGTGTATGCCTACGAGAAGGGCATCCGGTTCGTGGACACCGCCGACCAATACGGCTCCCATCCGCACGTCGCCGAGATGCTCAAGCAAGTCGGGCGCGACAACGTCGTCCTGACGACGAAGACGACGGCGAAGTCGCGCGACGAGATCGTCCAGGCGGTTCCCCGGTTCCTCAAGGAGCTCGGCACGGACCGGCTCGACAACGTGCTGTTGCACTGCATGACCCAGGAAAACTGGAACCAGACGATGCGCCCGGTGATGGACGTGTTGTCCGACTTCAAGCGCCAGGGCGTCATGCGCGCTCTGGGGGTGTCCTGCCACAACTTCGCGGCGTTCGAGACGGCGGCGAAGGAGGACTGGGTCGACGTGGTGCTGGCTCGCATCAACTACGCGGGCGTCATCATGGACGAGCACCCCGACCATGTGATCCGCGTTCTGCGCCAGATGCACGATGCCGGCAAGGGCATCTACGGGATGAAGGTCATCGGGCAGAAGCAACTTGCCAGCGAGTGGCGTCACGCGGTCAAGTTCGTCTACGACCTGGATTGCGTCGACGCGATCACGATGGGCATGGAGTCCCGGGAAGAGATCGACCGGAACGTCGCGTATATCGAAGAGCTTCACAGCCAAGCGCCGACGAGCCCGCAGCGGGCTCCGGGAGTCTCGGCGCGCGTCTAG